One Drosophila yakuba strain Tai18E2 chromosome 4, Prin_Dyak_Tai18E2_2.1, whole genome shotgun sequence genomic window carries:
- the LOC6523699 gene encoding forkhead transcription factor HCM1, whose translation MTYHLTSSGKRNITLQSCNEENPYSQEAEDSDEERELTNLNWLLRNQNLTWPKTIDSNPSEILYTKRYAEPTYKPSVQETQIKMFYSRNENTEKISHIILEGKAQKSIIKRPTPSERLEIFINKVKRDLKEYEKLASKYETDVTEKPPFNYSHIIGMAMLQNGRITLQQLCSWIEAKFAFFRVRKKWNNSIRHNLSLHHCFRNRKREEKGKGGYWELGVDPKKCDRKRIRNRKISHPMQNQTARYHSEHLTQIQEPKSAQQNQSRLVKKLKTNSLPEKTEANILKKKEAKLARENDVQYEQRRLRTINKEDILKKSELDIISCGDQFVTDSQTLNCFFSHKIDTTNTAISGEENFCTFNNINLFSETTPVLASNSTIVEDQNVSTDVSSASYPCNITINYDYTHFPQIVDSIDEQFQYLHDSAEYGRNDDILDNLLDVYVTHY comes from the exons ATGACATATCACCTTACTTCGTCGGGAAAAAGGAATATTACATTACAATCATGTAACGAAGAGAATCCTTACTCTCAAGAAGCAGAGGACTCCGACGAGGAGCGCGAGCTAACCAACCTTAACTGGCTTTTGAGAAATCAAAatttaacttggccaaaaaccatTGATTCCAACCCATCCGAAATTTTATATACGAAAAGATACGCAGAACCAACTTACAAGCCAAGTGTCCAAgaaacacaaattaaaatgttttattctAGGAATGAGAACACAGAGAAAATATCGCATATAATTTTAGAGGGTAAAGCCCAAAAATCTATAATAAAGAGACCAACTCCATCAGAACGCCTTGAAATTTTCATCAATAAAGTCAAAAG ggacTTGAAAGAATACGAAAAGTTAGCTAGCAAATATGAAACCGACGTGACCGAGAAACCGCCGTTTAATTATTCACATATAATTGGAATGGCTATGTTACAGAATGGGCGTATAACATTACAACAATTATGTTCTTGGATAGAGGCCAAGTTTGCATTTTTTAGAGTTCGAAAGAAATGGAAT aATTCCATTAGGCATAACTTATCATTGCACCATTGCTTTCGTAACCGAAAAAGGgaagaaaagggaaaaggaggTTACTGGGAGTTGGGAGTGGACCCAAAAAAGTGTGACCGGAAACGAATTCGAAATAGAAAAATTAGTCATCCAATGCAAAATCAAACTGCTAGGTACCATTCTGAACATTTAACTCAAATACAAGAACCTAAATCTGCTCAGCAAAATCAGTCAAGActtgttaaaaaattaaagacaAATAGCCTTCCAGAAAAAACTGAAGCaaatatcttaaaaaaaaaagaagcaaaactCGCTCGTGAAAATGATGTGCAATATGAACAAAGACGGTTAcgaacaataaataaagaggacattttaaaaaagtcTGAGCTTGACATTATATCATGCGGTGACCAATTTGTAACAGATTCTCAAACcttaaactgttttttttcgCACAAGATAGATACTACCAACACG GCCATTTCTGGAGAAGAGAATTTCTGCACATtcaataatataaatttattttctgaaACGACACCTGTGCTTGCTTCAAATTCAACTATCGTAGAAGACCAAAATGTATCAACTGATGTATCCTCTGCTAGCTATCCATGCaacataacaattaattaTGATTACACACACTTTCCGCAAATAGTTGACAGCATTGACGAGCAGTTCCAATACCTGCATGATAGCGCTGAGTACGGTAGAAACGACGATATTTTAGATAACCTTCTTGATGTTTATGTTACGCACTATTAA